The Clostridium septicum genome contains a region encoding:
- a CDS encoding SdpI family protein, giving the protein MNLWIALLIIEIIPILMWIVGGVCENKALNFKNQGIGYRSKFSGKNKYTWEYANKMVAKVAGGVGTLLFIINAIIIMMFGLATLIILLAINLLCGFLAILIVEKSLKKKFDSSGKIKNN; this is encoded by the coding sequence ATGAATTTATGGATAGCATTATTAATAATAGAGATTATACCTATTTTAATGTGGATAGTAGGAGGAGTATGTGAAAACAAGGCTCTAAATTTTAAAAACCAAGGAATAGGGTATAGAAGTAAGTTTTCAGGTAAAAATAAGTATACATGGGAATATGCAAATAAAATGGTGGCTAAAGTTGCCGGAGGCGTTGGAACACTATTATTTATAATTAATGCTATTATAATAATGATGTTTGGATTAGCTACATTAATAATACTTTTAGCAATTAATTTATTATGTGGATTTTTAGCGATATTAATAGTAGAGAAATCTTTAAAAAAGAAATTCGATTCAAGTGGAAAAATTAAAAATAATTGA
- a CDS encoding FUSC family protein, with the protein MKNLELPRIGSRNLKTAISVCICLILFRADPFYSAIASVICMQGTVENSVKSGINRLIGTLLGGVTGVILLSFTRYFNFEVIIPLITAFGIIFVIYTCNLIKKPASCTISCIVLIAIMIAPETSNPLFYASRRTIETALGILVAVLVNKYINPPEKKLVDTNNKNNPSNEGENNNSK; encoded by the coding sequence ATGAAAAATTTGGAATTACCACGTATTGGATCTAGAAATTTAAAAACAGCCATATCTGTATGCATATGCTTAATTCTTTTCAGAGCCGATCCTTTTTATTCAGCAATAGCTTCTGTTATTTGCATGCAAGGCACAGTAGAAAATTCTGTAAAGTCAGGTATAAATAGATTAATAGGTACATTACTAGGTGGAGTCACTGGAGTTATTCTTTTATCTTTTACAAGATATTTTAACTTTGAAGTAATAATTCCACTTATAACAGCATTTGGAATTATATTTGTAATATACACATGTAATTTAATAAAAAAACCTGCTTCTTGTACCATATCTTGTATAGTTCTTATAGCGATAATGATTGCTCCTGAAACTAGTAATCCTTTATTTTACGCTTCTAGAAGAACTATAGAAACTGCATTAGGTATACTTGTTGCAGTTCTTGTTAACAAATATATTAATCCTCCTGAAAAAAAATTGGTGGATACTAATAATAAAAATAATCCTTCAAATGAAGGTGAAAATAATAACTCTAAGTAG
- a CDS encoding FUSC family protein codes for MQFAIPKVGFRTIKSAISVFLCLVLLPNEPFFACLTAIICLQDTVSSSIKMGINRALGTIMGAIIGLVFMILCRFIHFNTSSSFISKLLIYLIIALGIIVVISTCNIVKKPGAINVACIAFLGVTTIHAFGDPLFYALNRTFETLCGVIISILVNKYITPPKEKHELSKKRFF; via the coding sequence ATGCAGTTTGCTATACCTAAAGTTGGATTTAGAACCATTAAATCTGCAATATCAGTTTTTTTATGCTTAGTTCTATTACCTAATGAACCATTTTTTGCTTGTTTAACTGCAATAATATGCTTACAAGACACTGTATCAAGTTCAATAAAAATGGGAATTAATAGAGCATTAGGAACTATTATGGGGGCGATAATAGGACTTGTTTTTATGATTTTATGTAGATTTATACACTTTAACACTTCATCATCATTTATATCTAAACTTTTAATTTATTTAATTATTGCATTAGGTATAATAGTAGTGATATCAACTTGTAATATAGTTAAAAAACCTGGGGCAATTAATGTTGCATGTATCGCCTTCCTAGGGGTTACAACTATTCATGCTTTCGGAGACCCTTTATTTTATGCACTTAATAGAACATTCGAAACTTTATGTGGTGTAATTATATCTATACTTGTTAATAAATATATAACTCCACCTAAAGAAAAGCATGAACTTAGTAAAAAAAGATTTTTCTAA